The following are encoded together in the Salmo trutta unplaced genomic scaffold, fSalTru1.1, whole genome shotgun sequence genome:
- the LOC115191077 gene encoding xylosyltransferase 1-like: protein FIRKQGLDRLFFECDTHMWRLGDRKIPEGIAVDGGSDWFLLNRMFVDYIINSEDELVVSMKRFYAYTLLPAESFFHTVLENSAHCASMVDNNLRITNWNRKLGCKCQYKHIVDWCGCSPNDFKPPDLPRFQQTSRPTFFARKFEASVNQEIVTQLDSFLFGPYPQETPGLQSYWENVYDETDSVASLSDSQLTHYHAFTRMGLSRAATSLQGHPDNNSCRYISRGHPVSVHLYFLSDVFQGYLVRQNASNLATSQLETLETWVSHSNHFTLGPTTNTLNRLQFAEVGTDWDAKERVFRNFGSLLGPTEEPVAMQRWGRGQNVTVTVVWVDPTNVIAATYDILVDGGTEYTHYRPPLTVPLRPGVWTLRVLHHWNLLASTSFVVSPLEYHDQQPIRQEDTVKLHSGPVRNSYMEQSFHGLNPILNLPVHLGQVEEAEFKASLTGAELQSWVDHLLSGVWSAADVCSQGPSSCPVMQRCRETGWSALSPDPKSDLGPPRGNGRIR, encoded by the exons GTTCATCCGTAAGCAGGGTCTGGACCGGCTCTTCTTCGAGTGTGACACACACATGTGGCGCCTAGGCGACCGCAAGATCCCAGAAGGCATTGCGGTGGACGGAGGTTCCGATTGGTTCCTTCTGAACCGCATGTTTGTGGATTACATCATCAACTCTGAAGATGAGCTGGTCGTCAGCATGAAGCGCTTCTACGCATACACACTGCTGCCTGCCGAg TCGTTCTTCCACACAGTACTAGAGAACAGTGCTCACTGTGCGAGTATGGTGGACAACAACCTGCGTATCACCAACTGGAACAGGAAGCTGGGCTGTAAGTGTCAGTACAAACATATCGTAGACTGGTGTGGCTGCTCCCCCAATGACTTCAAACCTCCTGACCTGCCACGCTTTcag CAAACGTCCAGGCCTACGTTTTTCGCCCGTAAATTTGAGGCTAGCGTGAACCAGGAGATTGTTACCCAGCTGGACAGCTTCCTGTTTGGCCCTTATCCACAG gagacccccGGGCTCCAGTCGTACTGGGAGAATGTGTACGATGAGACGGACAGCGTAGCCAGCCTATCAGACAGCCAGCTCACTCACTACCACGCCTTCACACGCATGGGCCTATCACGGGCCGCCACGTCACTGCAGGGCCACCCTGACAACAACAGCTGCAG GTATATCTCCAGGGGCCACCCGGTGTCTGTCCATTTGTACTTCCTGTCAGACGTGTTCCAAGGCTACCTGGTTCGTCAAAATGCTAGTAACCTAGCAACCAGCCAGCTAGAGACCCTAGAGACTTGGGTCTCCCATAGCAACCACTTCACCCTGGGCCCGACAACCAACACCCTCAACAGACTACAATTTGcagag gtgGGTACAGACTGGGACGCCAAAGAGAGAGTCTTCAGGAACTTCGGAAGCCTCCTGGGCCCCACGGAGGAGCCGGTTGCCATGCAACGCTGGGGCCGGGGACAGAACGTCACGGTAACCGTCGTCTGGGTGGACCCCACCAACGTCATCGCCGCCACGTACGACATCCTGGTGGACGGCGGGACAGAGTACACACACTACCGGCCCCCGTTAACCGTGCCGTTACGACCCGGCGTGTGGACGCTGCGTGTGCTGCATCACTGGAACCTGCTGGCCTCCACCAGCTTTGTGGTTTCACCTCTGGAGTACCACGACCAGCAGCCTATACGCcagg AAGACACAGTGAAGCTCCACAGCGGCCCTGTCCGTAACTCCTACATGGAGCAGAGTTTCCACGGCCTCAACCCCATCCTCAACCTCCCTGTGCACCTGGGACAGGTGGAGGAGGCGGAGTTTAAAGCATCACTGACAGGGGCGGAGCTCCAGAGCTGGGTGGACCATCTCCTGTCAGGGGTGTGGTCTGCAGCGGACGTGTGTTCTCAGGGTCCTAGCTCCTGTCCCGTTATGCAGCGGTGTCGGGAGACGGGATGGAGCGCGCTCAGTCCCGACCCAAAGTCTGATCTGGGCCCCCCCAGAGGGAACGGACGGATTAGGTAG